The following are from one region of the Desulfuromonas sp. TF genome:
- a CDS encoding DegT/DnrJ/EryC1/StrS aminotransferase family protein: MRYDVNTSEKLVVDGGKPVRTTPFSPWPFFEADEIAAATVPLTSGKVNYWTGQEGREFEKEYAAFTECRHAIALANGTVALELALYALDIGPGDEVITTSRTFMASASCVVMRGATPVIADVDPVTQNISAERIRPLITPKTRAIIAVHLAGWPCEMDDILALAKEFGLKIIEDCAQAHGATYKGRPVGSMGDAAAFSFCQDKILTTGGEGGMLVTSDTALWKKAWAFKDHGKSFDAVYNREHPPGFRWLHDSFGTNWRMTEIQAAIGRVQLRKLSEWTRLRRRNAALLDEAFSGIPSLRVTLPPTEVGHAYYKYYAFVHSDQLKEGWSRDKIMNAVTAEGVPCFSGSCSEIYREMAFVGAGLEPANRLPAARELGETSLMFLVHPTLSEQDMNDTCRAVEKVLKQASR; this comes from the coding sequence ATGAGATATGATGTGAATACTTCTGAAAAGTTAGTTGTCGATGGGGGGAAACCTGTCCGTACAACCCCTTTTTCCCCCTGGCCCTTTTTTGAGGCGGACGAAATTGCAGCGGCTACCGTCCCACTCACGTCCGGTAAGGTCAACTACTGGACCGGCCAGGAAGGGCGGGAATTCGAAAAGGAATATGCAGCCTTTACCGAGTGCCGCCATGCCATCGCTCTCGCCAACGGTACCGTCGCCCTGGAACTGGCCCTTTATGCCTTGGATATCGGCCCGGGGGATGAAGTCATCACGACCAGTCGCACATTCATGGCTTCGGCCAGTTGCGTGGTGATGCGCGGGGCAACGCCTGTCATCGCTGACGTCGACCCGGTCACACAGAATATTAGTGCCGAAAGAATTCGTCCTCTTATCACACCAAAAACCCGGGCTATCATCGCGGTGCATCTGGCCGGCTGGCCATGCGAAATGGACGATATTCTGGCTCTGGCGAAAGAGTTCGGCCTGAAAATCATCGAGGACTGCGCCCAAGCGCATGGAGCGACCTACAAAGGGCGCCCGGTCGGCTCCATGGGCGATGCGGCCGCTTTCTCTTTTTGCCAGGACAAGATACTGACTACGGGCGGTGAAGGGGGAATGCTGGTGACTAGCGACACCGCCCTGTGGAAAAAGGCTTGGGCCTTCAAGGATCACGGTAAGAGTTTCGATGCTGTTTATAATCGGGAGCATCCCCCGGGGTTTCGTTGGCTACACGACTCCTTCGGAACAAACTGGCGCATGACAGAGATACAGGCCGCCATAGGCCGGGTGCAGCTGCGCAAGCTTTCCGAGTGGACGCGCCTCCGGCGGCGCAATGCCGCTCTTCTTGACGAAGCTTTTTCCGGCATACCATCTCTCAGGGTCACGTTGCCACCAACTGAGGTTGGCCATGCCTATTACAAGTATTATGCTTTTGTCCATTCCGATCAGTTGAAAGAAGGATGGAGCCGCGACAAAATCATGAATGCTGTCACGGCTGAAGGAGTTCCCTGCTTCAGCGGAAGTTGCAGTGAAATCTATCGGGAAATGGCTTTCGTTGGTGCCGGCCTCGAACCGGCGAATCGTTTGCCTGCCGCCAGAGAATTGGGTGAAACCAGTCTGATGTTCCTAGTGCATCCGACCCTCAGCGAACAGGATATGAATGATACCTGCCGGGCCGTGGAAAAGGTTTTAAAACAAGCTTCCCGTTAG
- a CDS encoding nucleoside-diphosphate sugar epimerase/dehydratase yields MYKSLLEKRVWIIVAVQVAAIIGSFVLAFALRFDMKIPENYWSTLWALFPVLLAIKLIVFWKTGLFKGWWRYASMADLIVIFKANLIGSGGFVLYAVYVYRLENIPRSVLALDFIFCFLLMGGVRFVTRAFRENYFPMPLNARPERIRVLVVGAGDAGQMIAREIRQNPRLRSEVVGFLDDDPKKKGERFQGIRVLGRQGNLASVCSKNNVHEVIIAIPSASSREIRRIVERCLEAGVKFKTLPGVGDLIDGRVSVQHIREVNLEDLLGREPARLDVEKIRAYLSGKRVLVTGAGGSIGSEICRQVARFSPGKIILFENAETPLFHIEQELLKNFPDVRLSPIVGDIRYRARVEAIFDEFMPEVVFHAAAYKHVPMMEHNPAEAVNNNVRGTKIIADAANSFGVKNFVMISTDKAVNPTNVMGASKRAAELYIQSLGRRSQTHFVTVRFGNVLGSNGSVVPTFKEQIRKGGPVTVTHPEVTRFFMTIPEASQLVLQAGSMGKGGEIFLLDMGEPVKIIHLAEELIRLSGLRPYEDVDITFTGLRPGEKLYEELLLSGEGTVPTAHEKIMVASAAFYDENVLQQQLEELFERARAMDLAATVGILKEIVPEYRQPVNPSPGKVYLHPAVRQGISMSAETG; encoded by the coding sequence ATGTACAAATCTTTACTTGAAAAGCGCGTGTGGATCATTGTTGCTGTACAGGTGGCCGCCATCATAGGGTCCTTTGTGCTTGCCTTCGCTTTGCGCTTCGACATGAAGATCCCCGAGAACTACTGGTCGACTCTGTGGGCTTTGTTTCCGGTTCTTTTGGCGATCAAACTGATAGTATTCTGGAAAACGGGTCTTTTCAAGGGGTGGTGGCGATATGCCTCCATGGCCGACCTGATTGTCATCTTCAAGGCTAACCTGATCGGATCAGGCGGGTTCGTCCTGTATGCGGTCTACGTCTACCGGCTTGAAAACATCCCTCGCAGCGTTCTTGCCCTGGATTTCATCTTCTGTTTCCTGCTGATGGGCGGTGTACGCTTCGTGACACGGGCCTTTCGGGAGAACTACTTCCCCATGCCCTTGAATGCGAGACCTGAACGAATCCGGGTCCTGGTGGTGGGCGCCGGGGATGCCGGGCAGATGATCGCGCGGGAAATTCGCCAGAATCCACGACTTCGCTCCGAAGTGGTCGGGTTTCTGGATGACGATCCTAAGAAAAAGGGAGAGCGGTTCCAGGGGATTCGCGTTCTGGGGCGTCAAGGCAACCTCGCCTCGGTTTGCAGCAAAAATAATGTTCATGAAGTGATCATCGCTATCCCCTCCGCCTCCAGCAGGGAAATCCGCCGAATTGTGGAACGGTGCCTGGAGGCGGGGGTCAAATTCAAGACCCTTCCGGGCGTGGGCGATCTCATCGACGGGAGGGTTTCCGTCCAGCATATCCGCGAGGTGAACCTGGAGGATCTTCTCGGCCGGGAACCGGCCCGCCTCGATGTCGAAAAGATAAGGGCCTACCTGAGCGGGAAGCGGGTCCTTGTAACCGGCGCCGGCGGCAGCATCGGGAGCGAAATCTGCCGGCAGGTAGCCCGTTTCTCCCCCGGGAAAATCATCCTGTTCGAAAATGCCGAAACTCCCCTTTTTCATATCGAGCAGGAGCTTCTCAAGAACTTCCCCGACGTCCGTCTGTCGCCCATTGTCGGCGATATCCGCTACCGAGCCCGGGTAGAGGCGATTTTCGACGAATTCATGCCTGAAGTGGTTTTTCATGCCGCGGCCTACAAGCATGTTCCCATGATGGAGCATAATCCTGCCGAGGCTGTGAACAATAATGTCAGAGGGACCAAAATTATTGCCGATGCGGCAAATTCCTTTGGTGTCAAGAATTTCGTCATGATCTCCACCGATAAGGCAGTCAACCCGACCAATGTGATGGGGGCGAGCAAGCGGGCGGCGGAGCTCTATATTCAGTCTCTGGGCAGAAGAAGCCAGACGCATTTTGTCACGGTGCGCTTCGGCAATGTGCTGGGGAGCAACGGCAGCGTTGTTCCCACATTCAAGGAGCAGATCCGGAAAGGTGGGCCGGTTACGGTGACCCATCCGGAAGTCACCCGCTTTTTCATGACCATACCCGAGGCATCCCAACTGGTGCTTCAGGCCGGGAGCATGGGAAAGGGGGGAGAGATATTTCTGCTCGACATGGGGGAACCGGTTAAAATTATTCATTTGGCGGAGGAGTTGATCCGCCTTTCGGGGTTGCGCCCCTACGAGGATGTCGATATAACTTTTACGGGACTGCGTCCCGGCGAGAAGCTGTATGAAGAACTCCTTCTATCCGGGGAGGGGACCGTTCCTACCGCGCACGAAAAGATCATGGTGGCGAGTGCCGCTTTCTACGATGAAAATGTTCTCCAACAGCAGTTGGAGGAGCTATTCGAAAGGGCGAGAGCGATGGACCTTGCGGCAACGGTCGGTATACTGAAGGAGATCGTGCCTGAATACCGGCAGCCCGTGAATCCTTCTCCGGGAAAGGTTTATCTGCATCCGGCCGTAAGGCAGGGTATCTCCATGTCTGCGGAAACCGGGTAA
- the galE gene encoding UDP-glucose 4-epimerase GalE, with protein sequence MKVLVTGGAGYIGSHVVRQLGESGHEVVVYDNLSTGHRWAILSGELVVGELTDREKLSALFSEHGFDAVLHFAAHIVVPESVSNPLKYYGNNTRNTLGLLEICDRFQLRHFVFSSTAAVYGMPESATVSESSLLAPINPYGASKMMSERMLIDLTAASSLNHVILRYFNVAGADLQGRIGQATPEATHLIKVACQAALGVRSGLSIFGTDYPTRDGTCIRDYIHVEDLARAHVMALDYLAGGGGSQIFNCGYGHGYSVLEIVDMVKRVSGVDFAVQVAGRRAGDPPELVADSRRIKEILNWNPSHDDIETIVRTALDWEKKWEANPEKGGSHNFN encoded by the coding sequence ATGAAAGTTCTGGTCACCGGCGGCGCCGGTTATATAGGAAGTCATGTCGTGCGGCAGCTTGGAGAGTCCGGACATGAGGTGGTCGTTTATGACAACCTCTCCACCGGCCACCGATGGGCGATTTTAAGCGGCGAACTGGTGGTCGGTGAACTGACGGACCGGGAAAAACTTTCCGCGCTTTTTTCCGAACATGGATTCGATGCCGTTCTGCATTTCGCCGCTCACATCGTGGTTCCGGAGTCCGTGTCGAATCCTCTGAAGTATTACGGCAACAACACCCGGAACACCTTGGGGCTTCTGGAGATCTGCGACCGGTTTCAGCTGCGGCATTTCGTTTTCTCCTCTACCGCCGCTGTCTACGGCATGCCGGAGAGCGCGACCGTATCCGAGTCATCCCTTCTGGCGCCGATCAATCCCTATGGGGCATCCAAGATGATGAGCGAGAGGATGCTGATCGATCTGACCGCCGCCTCTTCACTTAACCATGTCATTCTGAGATACTTCAATGTGGCCGGCGCCGATCTGCAGGGAAGGATAGGTCAGGCGACCCCGGAGGCGACTCACCTGATCAAGGTTGCCTGTCAGGCGGCACTGGGCGTCCGATCTGGACTCAGCATCTTTGGAACGGACTATCCGACTCGTGACGGGACCTGCATCCGTGATTACATCCACGTGGAAGATCTGGCAAGAGCCCACGTCATGGCACTGGATTATCTCGCCGGCGGCGGAGGCTCACAGATTTTTAACTGCGGCTATGGACACGGATACAGCGTCCTTGAAATCGTGGATATGGTCAAACGCGTCTCAGGGGTTGACTTTGCTGTTCAGGTAGCCGGAAGGCGGGCGGGTGATCCTCCTGAACTGGTGGCCGACAGTCGAAGAATCAAGGAAATTCTGAATTGGAACCCTTCTCATGACGATATCGAAACGATCGTGAGGACGGCTCTGGATTGGGAGAAAAAGTGGGAGGCGAACCCTGAGAAGGGCGGTTCCCATAATTTCAATTAA
- a CDS encoding UDP-glucose/GDP-mannose dehydrogenase family protein encodes MNLTVVGTGYVGLVTGACFAEMGSTVTCVDVDGNKIDRLKKGIIPIYEPGLESLVSNNVREGRLRFTTSLVEGMKDSNVYFIAVGTPPGEDGSADLKHVLQVAREIGQNLQEYGLVVDKSTVPVGTADKVRDAIREVLAKRQADIPFDVASNPEFLKEGAAVNDFMRPDRIVVGTDSEKAGDILREVYAPFNRNRERTIFMGVRDAEMTKYAANAMLATKISFINEMANLCDCLGVDVENVRRGIGADSRIGYSFIYPGVGYGGSCFPKDVRALIHMAEECDLNPEVLRSVHCRNEAQKHVLFSKISKRFGEDLSGISIGIWGLAFKPETDDMREAPSVVLLHELAAAGARIKAYDPVAMEVAREVLPKDWFETKRLELADHQYAALEGVDALAVVTEWKPFRHPDFAAMKRMMKQSIIFDGRNLYEPSSLRNAGFEYSGIGR; translated from the coding sequence ATGAATCTGACCGTCGTTGGTACGGGATACGTGGGACTGGTGACCGGAGCGTGTTTTGCGGAGATGGGCAGCACGGTGACCTGCGTGGATGTCGACGGGAACAAGATCGATCGGCTCAAAAAAGGCATTATCCCCATTTACGAGCCCGGTCTAGAATCGCTGGTGTCGAATAATGTCAGGGAAGGAAGACTGCGTTTCACCACCTCTCTGGTCGAGGGGATGAAGGACTCGAATGTTTATTTTATTGCCGTCGGCACTCCTCCCGGCGAAGACGGTTCGGCTGATTTGAAGCATGTGCTCCAGGTGGCCAGGGAGATCGGCCAGAATCTGCAGGAATACGGACTGGTTGTTGACAAGTCGACGGTTCCTGTCGGCACGGCGGACAAGGTCCGAGATGCCATCCGTGAAGTCCTGGCCAAAAGACAAGCGGATATCCCCTTCGATGTGGCCAGCAACCCGGAATTTCTTAAGGAGGGCGCCGCGGTAAATGATTTCATGCGGCCCGATCGGATCGTTGTGGGCACTGACAGCGAAAAGGCAGGGGACATCCTCCGGGAAGTTTACGCTCCCTTCAACCGGAACCGCGAACGAACCATTTTCATGGGGGTTCGTGATGCCGAAATGACCAAATACGCCGCCAATGCCATGCTGGCCACCAAGATCTCCTTTATCAATGAAATGGCCAACTTGTGCGATTGTCTGGGAGTCGATGTGGAGAATGTCCGGCGCGGAATCGGCGCCGATTCCCGCATAGGGTATTCCTTTATTTATCCGGGAGTCGGCTACGGCGGTTCCTGCTTTCCCAAAGATGTCAGGGCGCTGATTCACATGGCCGAAGAATGCGACCTCAACCCCGAGGTGCTGCGCTCTGTTCATTGCCGGAACGAGGCCCAGAAGCATGTTCTCTTCTCCAAAATAAGCAAGCGCTTCGGAGAGGATCTCTCCGGAATATCCATCGGCATCTGGGGGCTGGCATTCAAACCGGAGACGGACGATATGCGGGAGGCGCCGTCGGTGGTCCTGCTGCATGAGCTTGCTGCCGCCGGGGCCAGGATCAAGGCCTATGATCCGGTGGCCATGGAGGTTGCCCGGGAGGTCCTGCCCAAAGATTGGTTCGAGACGAAACGGCTGGAGTTGGCCGATCACCAGTATGCCGCCCTAGAAGGAGTGGATGCGCTGGCTGTGGTAACCGAATGGAAGCCATTCCGTCATCCCGATTTTGCCGCAATGAAGCGGATGATGAAACAATCGATTATTTTCGACGGCCGAAACCTGTATGAGCCTTCAAGCTTGCGCAATGCCGGATTCGAATATAGCGGTATAGGGAGATGA
- a CDS encoding YicC/YloC family endoribonuclease, with amino-acid sequence MIKSMTGYGKGQGESEEVTLIVEIRSVNHRYSDVTVKSPRSLLPLEGEIKKIVSRRLKRGKIDIFINQEFAATAAAIPTLNQPLAAAYVEVFERIRTSFPIDGGISLGLLAAQRDLIVLKEAVPDEEAVRSCLDAALEQALDNIEGMRVAEGEATRHDMEARLENVQNMLAQVESRAPQVPQEWQVKIAERLDRLAKDFEWDPQRVAQEIAVFADRCDISEEIIRFKSHLKQFMALFDSAEPVGRQMDFLVQELNREVNTMGSKSNDAELTRMVVSIKSELEKVREQVQNVE; translated from the coding sequence ATGATTAAAAGCATGACCGGTTACGGCAAAGGGCAGGGAGAATCGGAAGAAGTCACCCTGATCGTGGAGATCCGATCGGTGAATCACCGATACAGCGATGTGACCGTCAAGTCGCCCCGTTCGCTTCTTCCCTTGGAGGGGGAGATTAAAAAAATCGTCAGCAGGCGCCTCAAGCGGGGGAAAATTGATATTTTCATCAACCAGGAATTTGCGGCCACCGCAGCCGCTATCCCCACGTTGAACCAGCCTCTGGCAGCCGCCTATGTGGAAGTCTTCGAACGGATACGCACATCGTTCCCCATAGACGGGGGAATCTCCCTGGGCCTTCTGGCGGCGCAGCGGGATTTGATCGTCCTCAAGGAGGCTGTGCCGGACGAGGAGGCGGTGAGAAGTTGTCTCGATGCTGCTCTGGAGCAGGCGCTGGACAATATTGAGGGGATGCGGGTGGCCGAGGGGGAAGCGACCCGGCACGATATGGAAGCGCGTCTTGAAAACGTGCAGAACATGTTGGCCCAGGTAGAGAGCCGGGCGCCTCAGGTGCCGCAAGAGTGGCAGGTCAAAATTGCCGAAAGGCTCGACCGTCTGGCCAAGGATTTCGAGTGGGATCCCCAGCGGGTGGCTCAGGAAATTGCCGTTTTTGCCGACCGCTGCGACATCAGTGAGGAGATCATCCGTTTCAAAAGCCATCTCAAACAGTTTATGGCCCTCTTCGACTCTGCCGAACCGGTAGGAAGGCAGATGGATTTTCTGGTGCAGGAGCTCAATCGCGAGGTCAACACCATGGGCTCCAAATCGAATGATGCCGAGCTGACGCGTATGGTCGTTTCCATTAAATCCGAGCTCGAAAAGGTCAGGGAACAGGTGCAGAATGTGGAATGA
- the gmk gene encoding guanylate kinase, which yields MTREGILFVISAPSGAGKTSLCKEIIDFFPELRHSVSYTTRPPRLGETDGEDYHFISRETFSAMVAEGAFAEWAEVHGNCYGTAISTLESCRAAGRDVLLDIDCQGAAELKKSRRQGVFIFILPPSFDELRRRLRGRNTDAPEIIERRIANARGEIREAVWYDYLVINEELPIALEQLKAIIIAERCRNPRLLSTITEIFGTGESDK from the coding sequence ATGACACGTGAAGGAATTTTATTCGTAATTTCGGCTCCTTCCGGAGCGGGGAAGACGTCTCTCTGCAAGGAAATCATTGACTTTTTCCCGGAGCTGCGGCATTCTGTTTCCTACACCACGCGTCCTCCAAGGCTCGGCGAGACGGACGGGGAGGACTACCATTTCATTTCCCGCGAAACCTTCTCCGCAATGGTGGCAGAAGGTGCCTTTGCCGAGTGGGCCGAAGTTCACGGCAACTGCTACGGCACCGCGATAAGCACCTTGGAAAGCTGCCGCGCCGCCGGTCGGGATGTTTTGCTCGACATCGACTGCCAAGGGGCTGCGGAGTTGAAGAAGTCCCGGCGGCAGGGGGTATTCATTTTCATCCTTCCCCCCAGTTTCGACGAACTGCGGCGCCGCCTTCGGGGGCGCAATACCGATGCTCCTGAGATTATCGAAAGGCGCATTGCCAATGCGCGGGGAGAAATCCGGGAGGCGGTTTGGTATGATTATCTGGTGATCAACGAAGAATTACCGATCGCCCTTGAACAGTTGAAGGCCATTATCATCGCCGAAAGGTGTCGAAACCCCCGGCTGCTTTCCACGATCACTGAAATATTTGGGACAGGTGAGAGTGACAAGTGA
- the rpoZ gene encoding DNA-directed RNA polymerase subunit omega, which yields MARITVEDCLDQIPNRFLLVMVAAKRAKQLYKGAQPLIENKAGNKKIVLGLREIAAGRIEYQLPSRKR from the coding sequence ATGGCACGTATTACGGTAGAAGATTGTCTCGACCAGATCCCCAACAGATTTCTGCTGGTCATGGTGGCAGCCAAGAGGGCCAAGCAGCTTTACAAAGGCGCCCAGCCTCTGATCGAGAACAAGGCCGGCAACAAGAAGATCGTTCTGGGCCTCAGGGAAATAGCCGCCGGCAGAATCGAATACCAGCTTCCTTCCCGCAAAAGATAA